One stretch of Streptomyces sp. NBC_00443 DNA includes these proteins:
- a CDS encoding sensor histidine kinase, producing the protein MRTRLLPLLIILMAAVLLALGVPLAVSLAAAQQQKLVVDRIDDTAYFAAIARPAADTATSESRDELRILSRELESYYEVYGIRAGVFLPNDTPLANGPTTWFLPEVGEERDAFEESLLSRRSHDPKQVWPWQRNRLVIASPVIRDGDVVAVVVTDSPTGQMRSRILHGWLIIGAGLTAAMLVAVGAALRLTGWVLRPVRVLDVTTHEIASGRLKSRVAVASGPPELRRLARSFNEMADNVEDVLEQQRAFVADASHQLRNPLAALLLRIELLAFELPEGNQEIASVQAEGKRLAQVLDDLLDLALAEHTAADLRLTDVGALAAERVAAWAPTAEAKGVRLVGTCPPTTAWADPVALSSALDAVIDNAVKFTPKDERVDVTVTADGNTSTIEVTDNGPGLTDEELARVGDRFWRSGRHQNIKGSGLGLSISRALLAAGGGSISYGRHEPHGLRVTVAVPRSGPTP; encoded by the coding sequence GTGCGCACTCGTCTTCTCCCGCTGCTCATCATCCTTATGGCGGCCGTCCTGCTCGCCCTCGGCGTACCGCTCGCCGTCAGCCTCGCCGCGGCCCAGCAGCAGAAGCTGGTCGTCGACCGCATCGACGACACCGCGTACTTCGCGGCCATCGCACGGCCTGCCGCGGATACCGCCACCTCCGAGTCCCGAGACGAGCTGCGCATCCTCAGCCGGGAACTCGAGAGCTACTACGAGGTCTACGGCATCCGGGCCGGTGTCTTCCTGCCCAACGACACACCCCTGGCCAACGGGCCGACGACCTGGTTCCTGCCCGAGGTCGGCGAGGAGCGCGACGCCTTCGAGGAGTCGCTGCTGAGCCGGCGCAGCCACGACCCCAAGCAGGTGTGGCCCTGGCAGCGCAACCGGCTCGTCATCGCCTCACCGGTCATCCGGGACGGTGACGTCGTCGCGGTCGTGGTCACCGACTCGCCCACCGGCCAGATGCGTTCGCGGATCCTGCACGGCTGGCTGATCATCGGCGCGGGCTTGACGGCCGCGATGCTGGTGGCCGTCGGGGCCGCCCTCAGGCTGACCGGCTGGGTGCTCAGGCCGGTGCGTGTACTGGACGTGACCACGCACGAGATCGCGAGCGGCCGCCTGAAGTCCCGTGTCGCGGTCGCCAGTGGTCCGCCGGAACTCCGGCGGCTGGCCCGGTCGTTCAACGAGATGGCGGACAACGTCGAGGACGTGCTGGAGCAGCAGCGCGCCTTCGTCGCCGACGCCTCGCACCAGCTGCGCAACCCGCTCGCGGCGCTGCTGCTGCGGATCGAACTGCTCGCTTTCGAGCTACCGGAGGGCAATCAGGAGATCGCTTCGGTGCAGGCCGAGGGCAAGCGCCTGGCGCAGGTCCTGGACGACCTGCTCGACCTGGCCCTCGCCGAGCACACCGCCGCCGACCTCCGGCTGACCGACGTCGGTGCGCTGGCCGCCGAGCGCGTCGCAGCCTGGGCGCCGACCGCGGAGGCCAAGGGCGTTCGGCTGGTGGGGACCTGCCCGCCCACCACCGCCTGGGCCGACCCGGTGGCGCTGTCCAGCGCGCTGGACGCGGTGATCGACAACGCGGTCAAGTTCACGCCCAAGGACGAGCGCGTCGATGTGACCGTCACCGCCGACGGCAATACGTCCACGATCGAGGTGACCGACAACGGCCCCGGCCTCACCGACGAGGAACTCGCCCGCGTCGGCGACCGCTTCTGGCGCAGCGGACGGCACCAGAACATCAAGGGCTCAGGCCTGGGCCTGTCGATCTCGCGGGCGCTGCTCGCGGCGGGCGGCGGCTCGATCTCGTACGGACGTCATGAGCCGCACGGGCTGCGGGTGACGGTGGCGGTACCCCGGTCGGGGCCGACGCCTTAA
- a CDS encoding response regulator transcription factor, giving the protein MRLLLVEDDNHVAAALSAVLARHGFDVTHARSGEEALQALVPEGNGFGVVLLDLGLPDQDGYEVCGKIRKRTSTPVIMVTARSDVRSRIHGLNLGADDYVVKPYDTGELLARIHAVSRRTVPEDTGTGGDGVLRMGAVHIELNTRQVSVDGSVIQLTRKEFDLLALLAQRPGVVFRREQIISEVWRTSWEGTGRTLEVHVASLRAKLRMPALIETVRGVGYRLVAPAS; this is encoded by the coding sequence ATGAGACTGCTCCTCGTCGAGGACGACAACCACGTCGCCGCCGCGCTGTCCGCGGTCCTGGCACGTCACGGTTTCGACGTCACGCACGCGCGTAGCGGCGAGGAGGCCCTCCAGGCGCTCGTCCCCGAGGGCAACGGCTTCGGCGTCGTCCTCCTCGACCTCGGCCTGCCCGACCAGGACGGTTACGAGGTCTGCGGCAAGATCCGCAAGCGCACCAGCACCCCGGTGATCATGGTCACCGCGCGCTCGGACGTCCGTTCGCGTATTCATGGCCTCAACCTCGGTGCCGACGACTATGTGGTGAAGCCGTACGACACCGGAGAGCTGCTCGCCCGGATCCACGCCGTCAGCCGGCGCACCGTTCCGGAGGACACCGGGACGGGCGGCGACGGCGTACTGCGCATGGGCGCCGTACACATCGAACTGAACACCCGCCAGGTCAGCGTCGACGGTTCGGTAATCCAACTGACCCGCAAGGAGTTCGATCTGCTGGCCCTGCTCGCCCAGCGCCCCGGCGTGGTCTTCCGGCGGGAGCAGATCATCAGTGAGGTGTGGCGCACGAGTTGGGAGGGGACCGGGCGCACTCTTGAGGTGCATGTGGCGTCCCTGCGCGCCAAGCTGCGCATGCCGGCGCTGATCGAGACCGTACGCGGCGTCGGCTACCGACTCGTCGCCCCGGCCTCGTAG
- a CDS encoding amino acid ABC transporter ATP-binding protein: protein MTEVSVAKEDAAATGDLVVLKNVNKHFGALHVLQDIDLTIARGEVVVVIGPSGSGKSTLCRTINRLETIDSGAIAIDGKPLPAEGKALAKLRADVGMVFQSFNLFAHKTVLENVMLGQIKVRKTDKKAAEDKARALLDRVGVASQADKYPAQLSGGQQQRVAIARALAMDPKVMLFDEPTSALDPEMINEVLEVMQQLARDGMTMIVVTHEMGFARSAANRVVFMADGKIVEEAVPDQFFSNPRSDRAKDFLSKILHH from the coding sequence ATGACCGAAGTATCGGTGGCCAAGGAAGATGCGGCCGCGACCGGCGACCTGGTCGTCCTGAAGAACGTGAACAAGCACTTTGGCGCGTTGCACGTGCTCCAGGACATCGACCTGACGATCGCCCGCGGTGAGGTCGTCGTGGTCATCGGACCCTCCGGGTCCGGGAAGTCCACCCTGTGCCGCACCATCAACCGCCTCGAGACGATCGACTCCGGCGCGATCGCCATCGACGGCAAGCCGCTGCCCGCTGAGGGCAAGGCGCTTGCCAAGCTGCGCGCCGACGTCGGAATGGTCTTCCAGTCCTTCAACCTTTTCGCGCACAAGACCGTGCTCGAGAACGTGATGCTGGGACAGATCAAGGTCCGCAAGACGGACAAGAAGGCCGCCGAGGACAAGGCCCGCGCCCTGCTCGACCGGGTGGGTGTGGCCAGCCAGGCGGACAAGTACCCTGCCCAGCTCTCCGGCGGCCAGCAGCAGCGTGTGGCCATCGCCCGAGCGTTGGCCATGGACCCCAAGGTCATGCTCTTCGACGAGCCGACGTCGGCTCTCGACCCGGAGATGATCAACGAGGTCCTGGAGGTCATGCAGCAGCTCGCCCGGGACGGCATGACCATGATCGTCGTCACCCATGAGATGGGCTTCGCCCGTTCGGCCGCCAACCGAGTGGTGTTCATGGCAGACGGCAAGATCGTCGAAGAAGCTGTGCCGGACCAGTTCTTCAGCAACCCGCGCAGCGACCGCGCCAAGGACTTCCTGTCCAAGATCCTGCATCACTGA
- a CDS encoding glutamate ABC transporter substrate-binding protein, translating into MKLRKASAAAAAAVVLALTATACGGDGDSDSGSGSGGGDKIKIGIKYDQPGLGLKEPDGSFSGFDVDVATYVAKELGYEPDQIDFVETKSADRENALARGDVKLIAATYSITDERKQKVDFAGPYLLAHQDLLVKSDSKITEATDLNGENLCSVVGSTSAQNVKKDFAPKANLKENSTYSECISSLQSGTVDALTTDDSILAGYAAQEQYKGKFKLAGLKLSNENYGIGVKKGDTETVNKVNAALEKMVSSKAWDKAVADNLGPANYKNEPAPKIGVIVE; encoded by the coding sequence ATGAAGCTCCGCAAGGCCTCCGCCGCGGCCGCCGCTGCCGTCGTCCTCGCTCTGACCGCCACCGCTTGTGGTGGTGACGGCGACAGCGACAGCGGGTCGGGTTCCGGGGGCGGCGACAAGATCAAGATCGGCATTAAGTACGACCAGCCGGGTCTCGGCCTGAAGGAGCCCGACGGTTCCTTCTCCGGCTTCGACGTCGACGTCGCCACGTACGTGGCGAAGGAGCTCGGCTACGAGCCCGACCAGATCGACTTCGTCGAGACGAAGAGCGCCGACCGTGAGAACGCGCTCGCCCGTGGCGACGTGAAGCTCATCGCGGCCACCTACTCGATCACCGACGAGCGCAAGCAGAAGGTCGACTTCGCCGGCCCGTACCTGCTGGCCCACCAGGACCTGCTGGTCAAGTCCGACTCGAAGATCACCGAGGCCACCGACCTCAACGGCGAGAACCTGTGCTCGGTGGTCGGCTCGACCTCGGCGCAGAACGTCAAGAAGGACTTCGCCCCGAAGGCCAACCTGAAGGAGAACAGCACCTACTCGGAGTGCATCTCCTCGCTGCAGAGTGGCACCGTGGACGCCCTGACCACGGACGACTCGATCCTCGCCGGTTACGCCGCGCAGGAGCAGTACAAGGGCAAGTTCAAGCTCGCCGGCCTCAAGCTGAGCAACGAGAACTACGGCATCGGTGTGAAGAAGGGTGACACCGAAACCGTGAACAAGGTCAACGCCGCCCTCGAGAAGATGGTCAGCTCGAAGGCCTGGGACAAGGCGGTCGCCGACAACCTCGGTCCGGCCAACTACAAGAACGAGCCCGCGCCGAAGATCGGCGTCATCGTCGAGTAG
- a CDS encoding amino acid ABC transporter permease → MFDFLSNYDDPTLLGAFWMTVKLTAVSGLGSLIWGTLLAAMRVSPVPLMRGFGTAYVNIVRNIPLTVIIIFTSLGLADVFGVTLGATDFKVQGFRLAILGLVGYTAAFVCEAIRSGINTVPLGQAEAARAIGLTFTQTLRLIILPQAFRSVIGPLANVLIALTKNTTVAAAIGVAEAAYLMKAMIENEAQTLLIGAVFAFGFVVLTLPTGLFLGWLSKRLAVKR, encoded by the coding sequence GTGTTCGACTTTCTTTCTAACTATGACGACCCAACCCTGTTGGGTGCCTTCTGGATGACGGTGAAACTCACCGCCGTCTCCGGCCTCGGTTCCCTGATCTGGGGCACTCTGTTGGCCGCGATGCGAGTCAGCCCAGTCCCACTCATGCGTGGGTTCGGCACGGCCTATGTGAATATCGTCCGAAACATCCCGCTGACGGTCATCATCATCTTCACCTCGCTCGGCCTCGCCGATGTCTTCGGCGTGACGTTGGGCGCCACCGACTTCAAGGTCCAGGGCTTCCGCCTGGCGATCCTCGGTCTCGTCGGCTACACCGCGGCCTTCGTCTGCGAGGCGATCCGTTCCGGCATCAACACCGTGCCGCTCGGCCAGGCCGAGGCGGCCCGTGCCATCGGGCTGACGTTCACTCAGACCCTCCGGCTCATCATCCTGCCGCAGGCCTTCCGCTCGGTCATCGGCCCGTTGGCCAACGTGTTGATCGCTCTCACCAAGAACACCACGGTGGCGGCCGCGATCGGTGTGGCCGAAGCCGCCTACCTGATGAAGGCAATGATCGAGAACGAGGCCCAGACGCTGCTCATCGGCGCGGTCTTCGCCTTCGGTTTCGTGGTACTGACCCTGCCCACCGGCCTCTTCCTCGGCTGGCTGAGCAAGCGACTGGCGGTGAAGCGATGA
- a CDS encoding amino acid ABC transporter permease has protein sequence MSSVLYDAPGPRAKRRNVVISVVFFALLALLVWFVWDAMDGKGQLEWALWKPFTESNAWTTYLLPGLANTLKAAALSMVIALPLGAFFGIARMSDHRWVRLPAAWVVEFFRAIPVLLLMLFANEFYDRWTNVTTEERPIYAVVTGLVLYNASVLAEIVKAGILSLPKGQSEAAMAIGLRKNQTMRTILLPQAVTAMLPAIVSQLVVIVKDTALGGVMIGFTELLNARGTLAANYGNAIPSFVVVAIIYIVLNFILTSFASWLEKRLRRSKKSTGAVLSAEDMEELNPAAVGGSFGTGAEGGGLPGGRTYT, from the coding sequence ATGAGTTCCGTTCTCTACGACGCCCCGGGCCCTCGCGCCAAACGGCGCAATGTGGTCATCTCGGTGGTCTTCTTCGCCCTGCTCGCCCTGCTCGTGTGGTTCGTCTGGGACGCCATGGACGGAAAGGGTCAGCTGGAGTGGGCCCTGTGGAAGCCGTTCACGGAGTCCAACGCCTGGACGACATATCTGCTGCCGGGACTCGCCAACACGCTGAAGGCAGCGGCACTTTCCATGGTGATCGCCCTTCCGCTGGGCGCCTTCTTCGGTATCGCACGCATGTCCGACCACCGGTGGGTACGGCTTCCGGCCGCCTGGGTGGTCGAGTTCTTCCGGGCGATCCCGGTCCTGCTGCTGATGCTGTTCGCGAACGAGTTCTACGACCGCTGGACGAACGTCACGACTGAGGAGCGGCCGATCTACGCGGTCGTCACCGGCCTGGTGCTCTACAACGCGTCCGTCCTCGCCGAGATCGTGAAGGCCGGCATCCTCTCCCTGCCCAAGGGGCAGTCCGAGGCCGCGATGGCGATCGGCCTGCGCAAGAATCAGACGATGCGGACCATCCTGCTGCCGCAGGCCGTCACCGCCATGCTGCCGGCCATCGTCAGCCAGCTCGTGGTCATCGTGAAGGACACCGCGCTGGGCGGCGTGATGATCGGGTTCACCGAGCTGCTCAACGCGCGCGGCACCCTGGCGGCCAACTACGGCAACGCCATTCCCAGCTTCGTCGTGGTGGCGATCATCTACATCGTCCTCAACTTCATCCTCACCAGCTTCGCGAGCTGGCTGGAGAAGAGGCTGCGGCGCAGCAAGAAGAGCACGGGCGCGGTCCTCAGTGCTGAGGACATGGAGGAGCTCAACCCGGCGGCGGTCGGCGGCTCCTTCGGGACCGGCGCCGAAGGCGGCGGCCTCCCGGGCGGCAGGACCTATACCTGA
- a CDS encoding FAD-dependent monooxygenase encodes MDPVIIVGAGPVGLTLALALARQEVPSVVLDEGPGKDEPRLARTVVLREDTAALMERLTGVPVAEAGARWAGWRAMRRKQVMREVTFGDAADEPEGVTNPAPLHIAQHVLTGALRAALVGEPLVKVAVDSRLDAVEQEPSGVTAHTRGPKGTWWRGSYLVGCDGPRSTVRKLQDIRFPGRTAVERHAVAALRAELPWDGQALLHRMPPWRMSGPSAGEVTGRPLADGVWRLDWLLPPGKDLVTPELLVARIRETLAGWTGGPTPPYELLDTGVHTVHHRLARRWRVGRVFLAGDAAHCLGTLGTHGLDEGLRDADNLAWKLAPAWHHGPHEALLDSYQAERRAVVAARLRAADQALPLLRGGGGLRAYVPGSARGHDALLMDGHLGHGAIGALGTYAESPLAPGPLEGEVPVDTPRGAPVVDVRVTAEDGSFVQLRDRLGRGALLVLLIAPGTGVWERKHWATAGIMPRLAAAVTALPYRAELLVAEAYPGAAAHSVLLVRPDGHLVTALSGVRPTDLYAAAEAALGGPAKAHAQAQAPAQAGTAEAGPTQTAAEAGAAAGSR; translated from the coding sequence GTGGACCCGGTGATCATCGTCGGAGCGGGGCCCGTGGGGCTCACGCTCGCCCTGGCGCTGGCCCGTCAGGAGGTGCCGTCCGTCGTCCTCGACGAGGGGCCGGGCAAGGACGAACCCCGCCTCGCGCGCACCGTCGTCCTGCGCGAGGACACCGCCGCCCTCATGGAGCGCCTGACGGGTGTGCCTGTCGCCGAGGCCGGGGCCCGCTGGGCCGGATGGCGGGCAATGAGGCGCAAGCAGGTGATGCGCGAGGTCACGTTCGGCGACGCGGCGGACGAGCCCGAGGGCGTCACGAATCCCGCCCCCCTGCACATCGCCCAGCACGTGCTGACCGGCGCCCTGCGCGCGGCCCTCGTGGGCGAACCGCTCGTCAAGGTCGCCGTTGACAGCCGCCTGGACGCCGTCGAGCAGGAACCATCGGGTGTCACCGCCCACACGCGCGGCCCCAAGGGCACCTGGTGGCGGGGCAGTTACCTGGTCGGCTGCGACGGCCCGCGCTCGACCGTGCGCAAACTCCAGGACATCCGCTTTCCCGGCCGTACGGCGGTGGAGCGACACGCCGTGGCCGCGCTGCGCGCGGAACTTCCCTGGGACGGTCAGGCGTTGCTCCATCGGATGCCGCCGTGGCGGATGTCCGGACCTTCGGCCGGGGAGGTCACCGGACGACCGCTCGCGGACGGGGTGTGGCGCCTGGACTGGCTGCTGCCGCCGGGCAAGGACCTGGTCACACCCGAGCTGCTGGTGGCTCGCATCCGGGAGACGCTCGCCGGCTGGACCGGTGGGCCGACACCGCCGTACGAGCTCCTCGACACCGGGGTTCACACGGTCCACCACCGGCTGGCCCGCCGCTGGCGGGTGGGTCGTGTGTTTCTCGCCGGGGACGCGGCGCACTGCCTCGGCACGCTCGGCACGCACGGGCTCGACGAGGGGCTGCGGGACGCCGACAACCTCGCCTGGAAGCTGGCACCGGCCTGGCACCACGGGCCGCACGAGGCGCTGCTCGACAGCTACCAGGCGGAGCGGCGCGCCGTCGTCGCCGCCCGGCTGCGCGCCGCGGACCAAGCGCTGCCGCTGCTGCGCGGCGGCGGTGGGCTGCGTGCCTACGTCCCCGGCTCCGCCCGGGGTCATGACGCGCTGCTGATGGACGGCCACCTGGGGCACGGAGCGATCGGTGCGCTGGGGACGTACGCCGAGTCGCCGCTAGCGCCCGGGCCCCTGGAGGGCGAGGTCCCGGTGGACACGCCGCGCGGTGCGCCGGTCGTGGACGTGCGGGTCACGGCGGAGGACGGCTCCTTCGTGCAGCTGCGCGACCGGCTCGGGCGTGGCGCGCTGCTGGTGCTGCTGATCGCGCCGGGCACGGGCGTCTGGGAGCGCAAGCACTGGGCCACCGCCGGGATCATGCCTCGGCTGGCGGCCGCGGTGACAGCACTGCCGTACCGAGCCGAGTTGCTGGTCGCGGAGGCCTATCCGGGGGCAGCCGCGCATTCGGTACTGCTGGTGCGGCCCGACGGCCATCTGGTGACCGCCTTGAGCGGAGTGCGGCCGACCGATCTGTACGCGGCAGCCGAGGCGGCGCTGGGCGGACCGGCCAAAGCACACGCACAGGCACAGGCACCGGCACAGGCCGGGACTGCGGAGGCGGGGCCCACACAGACGGCGGCGGAGGCCGGGGCTGCGGCCGGCTCGCGCTGA
- a CDS encoding putative leader peptide: MRLWRRVHMDLVRYAGCVCRPSC, translated from the coding sequence GTGCGCCTGTGGCGGAGGGTCCATATGGACCTCGTCCGCTATGCGGGCTGCGTGTGTCGCCCGTCCTGCTGA
- a CDS encoding cysteine dioxygenase has translation MSLPSAASPTAVAASEPGARPKPAPFSAPTQADLLDFVRRTAADTELVASLPLDPEGRTWVRLEGPGGSEAWLIGWPPGTGTGWHDHADSAGAFVTAAGELKENSLAVRLPADGWKTLELTDDVDRQRRLPAGKGRSFGHHHVHEVLNESPDRHAISVHAYYPPLPQIRRFSRSGPILRLEQVERPEDWQ, from the coding sequence GTGTCCCTACCCTCTGCCGCCTCCCCCACCGCCGTCGCCGCGTCCGAGCCCGGCGCCAGGCCGAAGCCCGCGCCGTTCTCCGCGCCGACGCAGGCGGACCTTCTCGACTTCGTACGGCGAACGGCCGCCGACACCGAGCTGGTCGCCTCGCTCCCGCTCGATCCCGAGGGCCGTACCTGGGTACGGCTTGAGGGCCCTGGCGGCAGTGAGGCCTGGTTGATCGGCTGGCCGCCCGGGACGGGCACCGGCTGGCACGATCACGCCGACTCGGCCGGCGCCTTCGTGACGGCGGCCGGTGAGCTCAAGGAGAACTCGCTCGCTGTCCGGCTGCCCGCCGACGGCTGGAAAACACTGGAACTGACGGACGACGTGGACCGGCAACGGCGCCTGCCCGCCGGAAAAGGCCGCTCCTTCGGCCACCACCACGTGCACGAGGTGCTCAACGAGTCCCCCGACCGGCACGCGATCTCCGTTCACGCCTACTACCCGCCCCTGCCGCAGATCCGCCGCTTCAGCCGCAGCGGGCCGATCCTGCGCCTGGAGCAGGTGGAGCGCCCGGAGGACTGGCAGTGA
- a CDS encoding rhodanese-like domain-containing protein: protein MGDVVGRGVDERPVGIDELLERVRAGYERMEPRDAYEAAQGSEALLVDIRYAALRERDGLIPGALVVERNELEWRLDPQGSHRAPEATGHNLRVVVICNEGYASSLAAESLRRLGLSRATDLVGGFQAWRAAGLAVTSGVGADA from the coding sequence ATGGGTGACGTGGTGGGACGCGGCGTGGACGAACGGCCCGTCGGCATCGACGAGTTGCTGGAGCGGGTGCGCGCGGGCTACGAGCGGATGGAGCCTCGGGATGCGTACGAAGCCGCTCAGGGAAGCGAGGCTCTGCTGGTCGACATCCGGTACGCGGCCCTGCGAGAGCGGGACGGTCTGATCCCGGGCGCCCTCGTCGTCGAGCGCAACGAACTGGAGTGGCGGCTCGACCCGCAGGGCAGCCACCGCGCTCCCGAGGCCACCGGTCACAACCTGCGGGTCGTGGTGATCTGCAACGAGGGCTACGCGTCCAGCCTGGCGGCCGAGTCGCTGCGGCGGCTGGGGCTGAGCCGGGCCACCGACCTGGTCGGCGGGTTCCAGGCATGGCGGGCGGCTGGGCTTGCGGTGACATCGGGGGTGGGGGCGGACGCCTAG
- the recX gene encoding recombination regulator RecX has translation MPGGGDWPGEGIQGGGERMQGGPTDGGGHSGGGSRRGGRRMRGEGGAAGGRGRRRRGFGESPGEDGGAPSLSRAEKGDLPADPVEQARAICLRLLTGTPRTRKQLADALRKREIPDEAAEEVLSRFEEVGLINDSAFADAWVESRHHGRGLARRALAQELRTKGVDSTLIDAAVSQLDSEQEETTARELVARKLRSTRGLDRDKRLRRLAGMLARKGYPEGMALRVVRQALEEEGEDTEFLESEGF, from the coding sequence ATCCCGGGCGGTGGTGACTGGCCGGGCGAAGGCATCCAGGGCGGCGGCGAGCGGATGCAGGGCGGTCCGACGGACGGCGGTGGACACTCCGGCGGCGGCTCGCGCCGGGGTGGCCGCAGGATGCGCGGTGAGGGCGGCGCAGCCGGGGGGCGGGGGCGCCGTCGGCGCGGCTTCGGGGAGTCGCCCGGTGAAGACGGAGGCGCCCCCTCCTTGTCGAGGGCCGAGAAGGGGGACCTCCCGGCGGACCCGGTGGAGCAGGCGCGGGCGATCTGCCTACGCCTGCTCACCGGGACCCCGCGGACACGGAAGCAACTCGCGGACGCACTCCGCAAGCGGGAGATCCCGGACGAAGCCGCCGAGGAGGTGCTGTCGAGGTTCGAGGAGGTCGGCCTCATCAACGACAGTGCGTTCGCGGATGCCTGGGTGGAGTCCCGGCACCACGGCCGAGGTCTCGCCCGCCGCGCACTCGCGCAGGAACTGCGCACCAAGGGCGTCGACTCCACACTGATCGACGCTGCCGTCTCCCAGCTCGACTCCGAGCAGGAAGAGACGACCGCACGCGAACTCGTCGCCCGCAAGCTGCGCTCCACGCGCGGCCTCGACCGCGACAAGCGTCTGCGCCGCCTCGCGGGCATGCTCGCCCGCAAGGGCTATCCCGAGGGCATGGCCCTACGGGTGGTCCGCCAGGCGCTGGAAGAGGAGGGCGAGGACACGGAGTTCCTCGAGAGCGAGGGATTCTGA
- the recA gene encoding recombinase RecA, whose amino-acid sequence MAGTDREKALDAALAQIERQFGKGAVMRLGERPNEPIEVIPTGSTALDVALGVGGLPRGRVVEVYGPESSGKTTLTLHAVANAQKAGGQVAFVDAEHALDPEYAKKLGVDIDNLILSQPDNGEQALEIVDMLVRSGALDLIVIDSVAALVPRAEIEGEMGDSHVGLQARLMSQALRKITSALNQSKTTAIFINQLREKIGVMFGSPETTTGGRALKFYASVRLDIRRIETLKDGTDAVGNRTRVKVVKNKVAPPFKQAEFDILYGQGISREGGLIDMGVENGFVRKAGAWYTYEGDQLGQGKENARNFLKDNPDLANEIEKKIKEKLGVGVRPEEPAAEPGADAAVAAAAPDDAAKTVPAPAVAKTAKTKAAAAKS is encoded by the coding sequence ATGGCAGGTACCGACCGCGAGAAGGCCCTGGACGCCGCGCTCGCACAGATTGAACGGCAATTCGGCAAGGGCGCGGTCATGCGCCTGGGCGAGCGGCCGAACGAGCCCATCGAGGTCATCCCCACCGGGTCGACCGCGCTCGACGTCGCCCTCGGCGTCGGCGGCCTGCCACGCGGCCGCGTGGTGGAGGTGTACGGACCGGAGTCCTCCGGTAAGACCACGCTGACCCTGCACGCGGTGGCGAACGCTCAGAAGGCGGGCGGCCAGGTCGCCTTCGTGGACGCGGAGCACGCCCTCGACCCCGAGTACGCGAAGAAGCTCGGCGTCGACATCGACAACCTGATCCTCTCCCAGCCGGACAACGGCGAGCAGGCGCTGGAGATCGTGGACATGCTGGTCCGCTCCGGTGCCCTCGACCTGATCGTCATCGACTCCGTCGCCGCGCTCGTCCCGCGCGCGGAGATCGAGGGCGAGATGGGCGACAGCCACGTCGGTCTGCAGGCCCGTCTGATGAGCCAGGCGCTGCGGAAGATCACCAGCGCGCTCAACCAGTCGAAGACCACCGCGATCTTCATCAACCAGCTCCGCGAGAAGATCGGCGTGATGTTCGGCTCGCCGGAGACCACGACGGGTGGCCGGGCGCTGAAGTTCTACGCCTCGGTGCGGCTCGACATCCGTCGCATCGAGACCCTGAAGGACGGCACCGATGCGGTCGGCAACCGCACTCGCGTCAAGGTCGTCAAGAACAAGGTCGCGCCGCCCTTCAAGCAGGCCGAGTTCGACATCCTCTACGGCCAGGGCATCAGCCGCGAGGGCGGCCTGATCGACATGGGCGTGGAGAACGGCTTCGTCCGCAAGGCCGGCGCCTGGTACACGTACGAGGGCGACCAGCTCGGCCAGGGCAAGGAGAACGCGCGTAATTTCCTGAAGGACAACCCCGACCTGGCCAACGAGATCGAGAAGAAGATCAAGGAGAAGCTGGGCGTCGGCGTGCGGCCCGAGGAGCCGGCTGCCGAGCCGGGCGCGGACGCTGCGGTCGCCGCCGCCGCTCCGGACGACGCTGCGAAGACGGTGCCCGCTCCGGCGGTGGCCAAGACGGCCAAGACCAAGGCCGCGGCAGCCAAGAGCTGA